Below is a genomic region from Cloeon dipterum chromosome 2, ieCloDipt1.1, whole genome shotgun sequence.
ATGgtcatttaatatttcatttaggAGACTTTTTTCACAAATCTGGTTGAAAATCCCGCTCAATATCTAGCTGGTTTGTAATTTAatctaataaatatattatagaaTCGTAAACATCAATTCCAGAGCCAAAAAATCACGGAATTTGGATAGAAGTCAACCATAGGACGTTTATGTTTAGCTTTGAAAGTGACATGCGGACGGTAAATAACGACAAGCTTTCCTGATCatacaaataatatacattttttttataaagtttGAAGAAGCTAATCAGGCTTGTTGTGCAATCGACTTGAAGCTGCTTAGTCTCCACCAAGGCTACAAATTCAGATTTGTTGCAGCTGCtcttaaaagtatatttttaattctaaaaagacaaatcaaaagtttgtttGATTTACTAGATCTCACAATAAAATCTGGCAAATTTTGGACGTCAGGCGGTGATTTTGGTTGCGAAGgcgtttttggattttgttCCACGAACAGGACATTGATGATGAATGAGACAATCTGGCTGCCTAACCAACCGGACGACTTGAAGGGAAACGAACACTGCTTAGCAATAAACGCGTTGAGCAATTACGCGGCTGCTCTGAGCAATGATAACTGTGACCTCAAACTGAGATATATTTGCGAAGTAattgatatttgtttttaaacaattaaatacaattattttaaaagggaaGGGCATCAACTCGCGTAAAAGCTCTGGAGCTGGAATGTGCTGCAGCTTCCAATCTCGCCGACGGTACagagctaatttaaaattaaaaatttcttctcaCTAAATCGAGATCAGATGAAATTCTTAAGGCGTTTGCCAGCCCGAATGGAAGCGACAAATTTAGGTGTTTCATGACTTGTTACGGAGAGAATGCAAACCttgtatatataatttatttaattgctttaaataaattagccaAAAATATTCTAGTACGCGAATGGAAAAATGGTTGACTCCCGAATTTTGCCTTTTGTGCCTTACATTTCGGCTGGAAGTGATTCCTCCATGAAGGAGTACTATGGCACCTTAGACCAATGCAAACAAGACAGTCGTAAATTCATGgcttaattattgattttccttaataaaaacattttgtttcaaggaAAATTGTACGGCTGCAATCGAGTGCCCAATTTTGTCTCTTGCAGTCAAGAAAAGTCGCCAATCCTCACTGAAAAGATGATCAATGTAGTAGAAACAACTATTTCAGTATATAGAGCACTGTTTTGTGTTTGAACAAAgtgacattatttattttttattattatcctATCAGGAAAAAAAGGCATTGCTACCACCCGTTTCAGAGTCACCTTGTCCCAACGCGCATGACAAAATTATGAACGTATAGCAACATTTAATACTTTTCTCCAAActgaatttgtattttaggAGAACTACAGGAATTACTTTGATTTATATACAGAACgtataaattgtttaacttCTTTAtgcgattaaaatttatagagttttgttttaaacagaGAGGGCATATATTGACCCTCAAAGAATCTTAATCAAAACCTCGTGCGGGAAAAAATTTCTCCTTCTCACAATTATAAATGCAGTaactacattttttatttattgtgttggatttagcttaaataatttcaagccgGCGCTGACGACCCTTGGGCAGGCAATGACCGAGTGTGCGAAGTGGGGACTTCGTCTCGCCACCATTGACACAAAAACTAAACTTGACTGCATGATCAACGCAAGCATTCGTATAGTTTAATCCACTTCCGAGTTAATCCACCTTTTACcgaacaaaattataatagagTTTGATGGTGGAATGCTAGCAACCTACCCGGAAAAGTACTACGCGATTGCCGCCATCTTGAACAGACCCCTAAAGGCGAAGAACTGCTTTTCTGATGTCCCATTTGGCTTAGCCAGCTGGATCGTAAACAACATTTCAACCGCGACAGGGCCATTTGTCATtgtcaatttctccaaaaaatacGCCACCACTGTAGGTGGTTCGTTTAAAGACATTATCTGTGAGACGATTTAACGCGAAAGAAGCACTTCGATTTcaatgttaataaaaataacactcGCACAATCAgcttaacttaaatttttgtttttccatgGAAAACCAGCTAAGTTGAGGCAGAACACGCATTATTATGAAATGttaccaatatttttatttaattacaccAAGGAAACTATGAAGTTTATAGATactagtaaaaaattattaccacACTGTAAAATGCTGGGAAAAACACTTAGAGAGAAAATCATTCGCTATTGCTCTGCtctataattaaagaaaattaaaaaatattaatacttttacttaaaatacccatctaaaaataaggaaaactcACCAGCACAAAAGTTCGCATGCTAGTCAAGCGTCGAACGCTGTCTCTTTATTGTatatcatgatttatttctccaGAATGGAAATATACCTGATATAAAGTCTTGCATGTTTGATAtacaaacaacaataattgtaCGCTGCTCAGCTATGAGGTACGATGTTCTAGTGATTGTAGCACTTACTacaattactttttaaaactaaatatagCGGTACAACAGCGCgatgctgctttttgttgggagccaacaattttttattattgtttgacGGCATAGAAAGATGTTTTAGAtcaagaattcagttttcgtccgtcagccacacggtgctgacgtgatttgtTTAActgtgcagaacccgatttaAAGGGGTGActccaaccgtcagttagcaaaagaatttgtaacttattattttaaaacaatttcagttctgcTATTTGATTAAGTGTCCGATCGAATTTGCAACTGGAAACCAATACATCAGAcaaattcttcatctgaattTCATCGGTCTTCACCATTTCAACCCTCTTCCAATATTGTTagtatacatattatgtaGTAGGACCAAACGCCTTTCACACGAataggaaactgtgccgcataGCAGACTTTCAGAGCAGGTTGCAAACCAACCAGTCATTGTTGACAGTGAAATTACACACTAGTGCAGGGCGAAGGCACAGGGACCTTTGCCTCGTTTAAAATCAcccttatatttatttacatggAAATAATACGCAACAatccatttgaaaatatctttcaaATCAAACAGATTTATACAAGCAATATTTCTTACGTCAATAAAAGACTTAACGCGTTCAGTCAAATACGCAATTACGAATATTTGGTCGCTTAAGAAATGTAACATCCATATCTATCTAAGAGCCGCAGCTGAATGGAAAAATCAGGTTTTATATAACTTCATAAATTAATaggaattgttttttaaccttACATTTCATTTAGACAGCAAAGACATTCCCTACGTTTGATCATATGATATGTACTTTGAGTTTTTTACTTGCTATTCACGGAGATTATACTTGAACAGAAGCAGCCAGCAATTGCACTCtactgtgaaaattaaaaaaaaaatcatacacGTTAATGCGTACATATTTATTTCGCCCGCCTTTCTCTATTTACTTTTGGTCACCAAATGATCAAGTAGTGTTGCTTTTGAACCACATATTAAATACAGGCTATAATCATATAATTCGTCTAAATCTAAATGTAaaccgcaaaaattaaaagcacggAAATTTCGGGAAAAATACACGAGTTGATTTTCAtcgtatttaaattgttatttattacaaatctTTTTAGCTACTAACCAATAtaccctttttaattcatttccatTGAATATACAGTGTGAAGAGCAGACCACCAACTGGCATGCGCTGAAAACACGTCTTCTTCGCTTGTTTCCGAATCCGAAAATATGTAGACAAATCTCTCGAACCGCTCTCACTGCCGCCCCCAATcgaaacaatgaaataatattgtgACCTCTGCgttcaaattcatatttagcaaaaacaaaaaaacaaaaaaaaatttaagaagagaaactaaattaattataaaaagtaaTGTACAAAATTGTAGttaaattgacattttaaCTATTCAAAaactatacatatataataagCATGCATGTGACACTTATAAGACACTAtgtgtttttcatttctttctgGCCTTCCATTCTTCATGGGGCAATCTAACGGGCAAGAATCGTGAAATTTTAAGCCGTTTAAACCATGTTTACAGTCCattaaaacttatatttttcaacttttattattttccaattaagaacttattcaaaataaaaaagtggcattcaatttaaacttgtaattttgtccttgaaatttttggataaaagaaaaaaattcgcaccattttttaaattttagaattctttcaaaattaaaaaaaggctcTTTTCTATTGTTGAGtttaaaacacataaaaataatagcatTAATCGCcactggaaaaatttaaagaacatTCCCTCAATAAAACAATAGAGTGAAcgctaaatttataaaaatttaaaaaaaggacgCTTTAAAGCCTCAACAAcgtgaaaaatccaaaaccaTCGAAAACCATATTTCCACAAAACGCattctaataataattaaatactcacaagaaattcaaaatgttctcAGCTTTTGATTTCGAAACAAAAGATTGTTTCGCAATTGCAGCGAGGTAGGTGAAGTTATttgaaatgatgaattttgtatttcaacaTCCGATTTACAACGTCATCGTTTGCGCAGTTGAAAAAGTATCCACAGTTCTCATATGCAGACTACTTTCCCATGGCAACATGAACgcacaatttttcattccttgCCTGGTCACCTGcttgattgtattttttttggaAACCAGTGTGAAtccaaactttaatttaacacATTTCAGCTTCATTTGGGAATTTCAAAACGACCATCGAATAATTTGGAGAGACACAAGAGTAAtccgataatttatttttatactgcTTGTCATGACAGAGTAACTTAATTTCTAGAACGAGTGCAAAGCAAGAGCAGCAGACAGTTAATAATCAAGTGCTGTGGAAAAAACTCGTGCTTGAATCTATTGTCCAAGACGAAGAGCAGaacaaattcaacaatttcatCCATGCGAGAGACGCCTCACGCTCAGACGGAAATTTCATCCCTTAGGAAAAAACCAACCAGCTTGAAGAAAAGCTCACAATATGAGAGCACCGACATTTTCTCAGAAACAGATTCCTTGACTTAGGTTCCTTCAACTGAAAATGAgccaacattaaatttaaaaggaattgTCTCAACGACCAGCTCCACTGATACTTTTGTTCCCCTCACTCAGACTTTTTCTACTCCGACTCCAGAGACTGTGACGGTCCCTCTTTCCACGACATCCTCCGTCGCATCTTCTGTTGTGGAGCAGACCACAATAAAAATCCCACAAATCTCAGATTCGTCAAGCGCCAGCTCGCAAAATCAAACCATTCCAACAAAAAGTACTGAAATCTTAATTGAGCAGGGCAGCTCCAACACATCAACGATGAACACCCCTCCAATCGAAGTTTCTGACAAGATGCAAAACAACACCACGGTTCAGTCTGTAGACGCTGTTGTTCAAACTGACGCAGTGTTGGTTTCAAATGCTGCCCCAGTGACGTTAATTAGTCCGGTATTGTTaaagttacaaaatattattatttgttcaaaaattacgTAGCAGTTTGCTCCTGCCTATGAACACGTGTGCGAGAAAAAtgtatgtttttaatatttttataaaatattcatcctGAAGTTTTTATTAGCATTCTCTTTTCGATCCAGACGGGCAATTGTtaggtaaaataataatttttaaaaattaaaaggtctTCAGGAAATGAATTACATGACATCTCCTTATAAATTTAGATGCCGAAGATTACGGAGCTTGGGAAGTAACTTGTGGGAGCCTCTATCTATTTGGAAGCCAAGTTGTAAGCGCAAAACATTCatctattcaaattttaaattaatacttcatgaattaaaagttaagCTGGGAAGAAAACTTCAACTTTTGCTGCAGTTTGGGCATGCTTCCGTTGACGGTGGAAGATGACTGGAAACGTTCTTGTCTGCAAGATTTCATTGGCGGTTCATACCTCAGCCATTTTTATTACTTAGCATTTTAAAGTATGTGGTTCTAGGTGTGAAATGGCCTCACAGCTCCATGTATTGGAGCACAGGCAAACGGCTGTCCGGAAACACTTTTACGTGGTACGACAAGCGCGTCACTTTCAGCCCGACTCTGTGGGAAGCCAACCAACCAGACAATGTCAATGGAACTGAAAACTGTGTCATGCTGAGGATTTTcaagtttgaattaaattccgTGAAATTAGAAGATACGCACTGCGACAAACTGGCAGTTTCGGCTTGTGTGGTAATGCTTGAAATGTCTTAGAAGAAGGAGaaaatgtttagaaaatatttgtagggACCAACTACGCCGGCACCAAAATGCTCTTTTCCATTGTGTGCAAACATTGActgcaagaaaaatgtaaattcaaataattgatgGATATAGCATGgccatataatttttcaattttaggagACTTTTTTCACAAATCTGGTTGAAAATCCAGCTTATTATCTGACTGGTTTGCAATTGacttgatataattattttattaaaaaatcgtcaaaataaatttcagagccTAAAAATCACGGAATATGGATAGAGGTCAACTATAGAACGTTTATGTTTAGCTTTGAAAGTGACTTGCGGACGGTAAATACCACCAAGTTAGCCagatcataaaaataatgtacaattttctttaaaaagtttgaagaAGCTAATCAGGCCTGTTGTGCACTCGACTTCAAGCTGCTTAGTCTCCACCAAGGATACAAATTCAGATTTCTTTCGGCTGCTTTTAAAAGTGTTTtctattaattgtaaaataatgaatcaAATGGTCGATTTACTAGATCTTACAATAAAATCTGGCAAATTTTGGACGTCAGGCAGTGATTTTGGATGCGAAGGAGTTTTTGGATTTTGTTCCACGAACAGGACATTGGTGACGAATGAGACAATCTGGCTGCCTAACCAACCGGACAACTTGAAGGGAAACGAACACTGCTTAGCAATAAACGCGTTGAGCAATTACGCGGCTGCTCTGAGTAATGACAACTGTGACCTCAAACTGAGATATATTTGCGaagtaattgatttttgtttttaaacaattaaatacaattattttaaaagggaaGGGCATCAACTCAGGCAAAAGCTCTGGAGCTGGAATGCGCTGCAGCTTCCAATCTCACAGATGGTACagagctaattaaaaattaaaaatttgtttcacaaaACCAATATTAGATGAAATTCCTATGGCGTTTGCCAGCCCGAATGGTAGCGACagatttaaatgtttcatcACTTGTTACGGAGAGAATGCAAACCTTGTATATTacatttgttttattgttttgaagaaaagtttaataacaaaatatctTAGTACGGCAATGGAAAAATGGTTGACTCCCGGATTTTGCCTTTTGTGCCATACATTTCTGAAGGAAATGATTCCTCCATGAAGGAGTACTATAGCACCATGGACCAATGCAAACAAGACAGTCGTAAGTTCACATGGCTTAATTATCAAGTTTCctaataaaaaggtttttttaaggaaaatttaaggGCTGCCTTCGAGTTGCCAATTTTGTCTCTTGCAGTCAGGCAAAGTCACCAACCCTCACTGAAAAGATGATCAACGTAGTAGAAACAACAATTTCGGTATATAGCTCATTTTGTTTAAACGattgacatttatttttattattctctcAGGAAAAAAAGGCATGGCTACCACCTGTTTCAGAGTCACTTTGCCCCAACGCTTatgataaaattatgaatgtatgaaaaatagttgaattacattttctttcaactgAAGCCGTATTATAGGAGGACTACAGGGCTTTCTTTGATTTATATTCAGCAGGTATTCacttttgatatttatattgcGATTAAAGAACAAGAGTTTTGTTTCAAACAGAGAGGGCAAATTTGTTCTCTTACAGACTCGTAATCTGCACTTCATGCGGGAAAAAATTTCTCCTTCTCTCAATAGAAAAAGCAGTAACTATGTACATTTCATACTTAATGGTTTGAATTtagcttaattaatttcaagccgCCACTGACGACCCTGCGGCAGGCAATGACCGAGTGTGCAAAGTGGGGACTGCGTCTCGTCACTATTGACACACAAACAAAACTCGACTGCATGATCAACACAAACATTCGTAAAGTTTAATCCACTTCTGAGTTTATCCGCATTTTACCAATCAAGAATATGATAGAGGTCGATCTCAGTCTTCCAACCTATCCGGAAAAGTTCTACGCGATTGCCGCCATCTTGAACAGACCCCTAAAGGCGAAGAACTGCTTTTCTGATGTCCCATTTGGCTTGGACAGCTGGATTGCAAATAACATTTCGACCGCCACAGGACCATTTGTcgttgtaaatttttccaaaaaatacgCCACCACTGTAGGTGGTTCGTTTAAACATATCATTTGTGAAACGTTTTAACGCTAGACAATAGCTGCAAAAgcactttgattttaaatttaataaaaataacactcACACAATCTGCtaaacttaaatatttgcttttccaTGTAAAACCAGCTAAGTTGAGGCAGAACACacattattataaaatgcgaccaatatttgtatttaattacaCCAAGGAAACTATGAAGTTTATAGatacaagtaaaaaattattaccacACCGTAAAATgcttgagagaaaattattcGTTGTTGCACTGctttataattaaagaaaagcttaacagaaaactaaaaaatattattacttttacttaaaatacccatctaaaaataaggaaaactcATCAGcacaaaagtttgcatgctaatcaagcggcgaacACTAACTCCTTATTGGatatcatgatttatttttccagagtGGAAATACACCTGCTATAAAGTCTTGTATGTTTGATATGCATAACTGTACgctgcttaaaaaaatttcttttaaaagctataattaaaaataacgacCAGACGCCAGTCACACAAATAGGAAACTGTACCGTAGAGCAGACTATCAGAGCAGGTTGCAAACCTACCAGTCATTATCCACTTTTGCTATTGGCAATGCACATGCAGGGCGGAGGACTAATAGGGACTTTTGCCTCGTTTAAAATCTCACTTAAATCGATTTACATGGAAATAATACGCAACAatccatttgaaaatatctttcaaATCAAACAGATTTAAAAGCGTCTTTGCCATCAAATGACTTTGCGTCCAGTCAAATATTCAATTACGAAGATTTGGTCGAGTAAGAATGTAAGATCTATCAAAGAACCGTAGCTGATTGGTAAAAACAGGTTTTATAAAACTTCATAAATTAGGAATTGTAATTTAACCTTACATTTCATTTAGAcagcaaagaattttcctCCGTTTAGTCAtatatgtattaattaattttttacttgatatTCGCGGAGATTATACTTGAACAGATGCAGCCAACTTTTCACTCTACTGCGAAATCAACACGAAAGAATCCTTAAcattatgcaaatatttatttggatcGACTTTTCTCTGATATACTTTTGGTCACCAAATGATCAAGTGCTACTGTTGAACCACCAAGACtattttaagttaataatTCGTCTAAACGTGGAAaccgtaaaaatgaaaagtaataaAGTTTTGGTAAGAAATTAGACGAGATgactttcataaaattaaaaacattttttattacacttattatttatttatctaaatgaacctggtttgcacctttccagcatgcgtgatttggcctcgcgggacgaatgtctagcgtttcaatgcagtcctcggtgcggaggcaaaaGGTCCTTCAGAGGgttgggtccctgtgcggcctggtgcacccatgttatccgttcgcggtgttattggcatgtttcagcattcgtgctagtgcagtgcgcgccttcccggtcctccggtcctcggacagggataaaatgagcaaaaaaatataaatacatttttgcattcatttccattgaaaaacacaaatatgcagtattttgaaaccaaaatacaaataagtttttaatttggtggtgaaaaatggaaattggggtatgtgaaaaataaacctcaagcaataaaaatgtaattttactCATCGTTTTGATGGTCGTATTCGCCTATATATCGTTTGGTCAAAAAGCGAACCGTCATCGCTGCAAAGAGAAAACACACGAAACAATTCAGCACTGCGCGTGACAGATGACAAAGCGTGGGAAACTGACCGGTTTTTCCGACGCCGGAGGCTCCGATGGCCGCGACTTTCACTTCAGTCAGGCTGGATTTTTACCTGCGAATCCGTCGAATCAGATTGTCttcttgtcaattttttagttctaaaacgcatatatatatatatttaaaaaaccaaatgtaagtaacaaaataaaatttaagaaataaattaaatatataatatgttttaCGTATTGATGAGATTGTACTCCATTAGAGAGTTTGTGGCGTTCCTTTTAGTAATGAATTGGTTAAATGAGgatctattaaattttgagatcaAATATACGTCCCGGatataaaa
It encodes:
- the LOC135937457 gene encoding uncharacterized protein LOC135937457, with the translated sequence MTTRQKPTSLEKSSQYESTDFLPETDAVTLVPPTDNEPTTNLIETNSLEIVSIASTASSTDSFAPFNQTFSTPTPETMKVPLSSTASIASSVVEQSTTQISQISDSTSASTQNQENNTTIEFVVKADPPDVAVVDNISPVPLIGPFAAAYEHDCQKNLSLFGPDGQLLEAEDYGAWETTCGSLYLFGSKVLSWEENFNFCCSLGMLPLTVEDDFKRSCLQDFIGGVKWPHSSMYWSTGKRLSGNIFTWYDKRVTFNPTLWKAKQPDNVNGTENCVMLSIFKFELNSVKLEDMHCDKLAVAACVGPTTPAPKCSFPLCANRDCKKNETFFTNLVENPAQYLAEPKNHGIWIEVNHRTFMFSFESDMRTFEEANQACCAIDLKLLSLHQGYKFRFVAAALKNLTIKSGKFWTSGGDFGCEGVFGFCSTNRTLMMNETIWLPNQPDDLKGNEHCLAINALSNYAAALSNDNCDLKLRYICEGRASTRVKALELECAAASNLADDEILKAFASPNGSDKFRCFMTCYGENANLYANGKMVDSRILPFVPYISAGSDSSMKEYYGTLDQCKQDSRKLYGCNRVPNFVSCSQEKSPILTEKMINVVETTISEKKALLPPVSESPCPNAHDKIMNENYRNYFDLYTEQRAYIDPQRILIKTSCGKKFLLLTIINAPALTTLGQAMTECAKWGLRLATIDTKTKLDCMINASIQFDGGMLATYPEKYYAIAAILNRPLKAKNCFSDVPFGLASWIVNNISTATGPFVIVNFSKKYATTVGGSFKDIICETI
- the LOC135937458 gene encoding uncharacterized protein LOC135937458, giving the protein MNTPPIEVSDKMQNNTTVQSVDAVVQTDAVLVSNAAPVTLINAEDYGAWEVTCGSLYLFGSQVLSWEENFNFCCSLGMLPLTVEDDWKRSCLQDFIGGVKWPHSSMYWSTGKRLSGNTFTWYDKRVTFSPTLWEANQPDNVNGTENCVMLRIFKFELNSVKLEDTHCDKLAVSACVGPTTPAPKCSFPLCANIDCKKNETFFTNLVENPAYYLTEPKNHGIWIEVNYRTFMFSFESDLRTFEEANQACCALDFKLLSLHQGYKFRFLSAAFKNLTIKSGKFWTSGSDFGCEGVFGFCSTNRTLVTNETIWLPNQPDNLKGNEHCLAINALSNYAAALSNDNCDLKLRYICEGRASTQAKALELECAAASNLTDDEIPMAFASPNGSDRFKCFITCYGENANLYGNGKMVDSRILPFVPYISEGNDSSMKEYYSTMDQCKQDSRKFKGCLRVANFVSCSQAKSPTLTEKMINVVETTISEKKAWLPPVSESLCPNAYDKIMNEDYRAFFDLYSAERANLFSYRLVICTSCGKKFLLLSIEKAPPLTTLRQAMTECAKWGLRLVTIDTQTKLDCMINTNIQVDLSLPTYPEKFYAIAAILNRPLKAKNCFSDVPFGLDSWIANNISTATGPFVVVNFSKKYATTVGGSFKHIICETF